From a region of the Mycolicibacterium sp. MU0050 genome:
- the ahcY gene encoding adenosylhomocysteinase codes for MTLTADSSNGIDYKVADLSLAEFGRKEIRLAEHEMPGLMALRREYAEVAPLKGARISGSLHMTVQTAVLIETLTALGAEVRWASCNIFSTQDHAAAAVVVGPHGTPEKPEGTPVFAWKGETLEEYWWAAEQMLTWPGEPANMILDDGGDATMMVLRGAQYEKAGVVPPAEDDDPAEWKVFLGVLRERFESDKTKWTTIAESVKGVTEETTTGVLRLYQFAAAGELSFPAINVNDSVTKSKFDNKYGTRHSLIDGINRGTDVLIGGKKVLICGYGDVGKGCAESLAGQGARVQVTEIDPINALQALMDGFDVVTVEGAIGDADIVITSTGNKDIITLDHMKAMKDKAILGNIGHFDNEIDMAALERSGATRINIKPQVDEWQFDGGKSIIVLSEGRLLNLGNATGHPSFVMSNSFSNQVIAQIELWTKNDEYDNEVYRLAKHLDEKVARIHVEALGGELTKLTKEQAEYIGVDVEGPYKPDHYRY; via the coding sequence ATGACGCTGACCGCCGATAGCAGCAACGGCATCGACTACAAGGTCGCAGACCTGTCCCTGGCCGAGTTCGGCCGCAAGGAGATCCGCCTGGCCGAGCACGAGATGCCCGGCCTGATGGCCCTGCGTCGGGAGTACGCCGAGGTGGCGCCGCTCAAGGGCGCGCGCATCTCGGGCTCGCTGCACATGACCGTGCAGACCGCGGTGCTCATCGAGACCCTGACGGCGCTGGGCGCCGAGGTGCGCTGGGCGAGCTGCAACATCTTCTCGACCCAGGACCACGCGGCGGCGGCAGTGGTGGTCGGGCCGCACGGCACCCCGGAGAAGCCCGAGGGCACCCCGGTCTTCGCGTGGAAGGGCGAGACGCTCGAGGAGTACTGGTGGGCGGCCGAGCAGATGCTGACCTGGCCGGGCGAGCCCGCGAACATGATCCTCGACGACGGCGGCGACGCCACCATGATGGTGCTGCGCGGCGCGCAGTACGAGAAGGCCGGCGTGGTGCCGCCTGCCGAGGACGACGACCCGGCCGAGTGGAAGGTGTTCCTCGGCGTCCTGCGGGAGCGGTTCGAGTCCGACAAGACCAAGTGGACCACCATCGCCGAGTCGGTCAAGGGTGTCACCGAGGAGACCACCACCGGTGTGCTGCGGCTCTACCAGTTCGCCGCCGCCGGCGAGCTGTCCTTCCCGGCCATCAACGTCAACGACTCGGTCACCAAGAGCAAGTTCGACAACAAGTACGGCACCCGGCACTCGCTGATCGACGGCATCAACCGCGGCACCGACGTGCTGATCGGCGGAAAGAAGGTGCTGATCTGCGGCTACGGCGACGTCGGCAAGGGTTGCGCCGAATCGCTGGCCGGCCAGGGCGCCCGCGTCCAGGTCACCGAGATCGACCCCATCAACGCGCTGCAGGCGCTGATGGACGGGTTCGACGTCGTCACGGTGGAGGGTGCGATCGGCGACGCCGACATCGTCATCACCTCGACCGGCAACAAGGACATCATCACCCTCGACCACATGAAGGCGATGAAGGACAAGGCCATCCTGGGCAACATCGGCCACTTCGACAACGAGATCGACATGGCCGCCTTGGAGCGCTCGGGCGCGACCCGGATCAACATCAAGCCGCAGGTCGACGAATGGCAGTTCGACGGCGGCAAGTCGATCATCGTGCTCTCGGAGGGCCGTCTGCTCAACCTGGGCAACGCCACCGGCCACCCGTCGTTCGTGATGAGCAACAGCTTCTCCAACCAGGTGATCGCCCAGATCGAGCTGTGGACCAAGAACGACGAGTACGACAATGAGGTGTACCGGCTGGCCAAGCACCTCGACGAGAAGGTCGCCCGGATCCACGTGGAGGCCCTCGGCGGCGAGCTCACCAAGCTCACCAAGGAGCAGGCCGAGTACATCGGCGTCGACGTCGAAGGTCCCTACAAGCCCGACCACTACCGCTACTGA
- a CDS encoding TetR family transcriptional regulator, whose protein sequence is MVARVSSTQQPAGRRSASARIPYAEASRGLLREMVLDAMRDLLLTKDWSSVTLSDVAKAAGVSRQTIYNEFGSRQGLAQGYALRLADRLVAAVGDAIDNNVGQMYPAFLEGFRSFFTESAADPLVISLLTGVAKPDLLQLITTDSAPIISRASAKLTESFMNSWVSASEEDAGVLARAIVRLAMSYVSMPPEADHDVAGDLARLMTPFAERYGEIQTD, encoded by the coding sequence ATTGTCGCGCGTGTGAGTAGCACGCAGCAGCCGGCGGGTCGACGGAGCGCCTCGGCGCGGATTCCCTACGCCGAGGCCTCCCGGGGGCTACTGCGCGAAATGGTGCTCGACGCCATGCGCGACCTGCTGCTCACCAAGGACTGGTCGTCGGTCACGCTCTCCGATGTGGCCAAGGCGGCCGGGGTGAGCCGGCAGACCATCTACAACGAATTCGGGTCGCGGCAGGGCCTGGCCCAGGGGTACGCGCTGCGGTTGGCCGACCGCCTGGTGGCCGCCGTCGGCGACGCGATCGACAACAACGTCGGCCAGATGTATCCGGCGTTCCTGGAGGGGTTCCGGTCGTTCTTCACCGAGTCGGCCGCCGACCCGCTGGTGATCTCGCTGCTGACCGGCGTCGCCAAGCCGGACCTGCTGCAGCTGATCACCACCGACAGTGCGCCGATCATCTCCCGCGCCTCGGCCAAGCTCACCGAGTCGTTCATGAACAGCTGGGTGTCGGCCAGCGAGGAGGACGCCGGGGTGCTGGCCCGGGCCATCGTCCGGCTGGCCATGAGCTATGTCTCGATGCCCCCGGAGGCCGACCACGACGTCGCGGGAGATCTCGCGAGGCTCATGACGCCGTTCGCCGAGCGGTACGGTGAGATCCAGACCGACTGA
- a CDS encoding rubredoxin — protein sequence MSAAYKLFVCVQCGFEYDEAKGWPEDGIAPGTRWEDIPDDWSCPDCGAAKSDFEMVEVVRP from the coding sequence ATGAGTGCGGCGTACAAGCTCTTCGTCTGTGTGCAGTGCGGGTTCGAGTACGACGAGGCCAAGGGCTGGCCGGAGGACGGCATCGCCCCGGGCACCCGCTGGGAGGACATCCCCGACGACTGGAGCTGCCCGGACTGCGGCGCCGCGAAATCCGACTTCGAGATGGTGGAAGTCGTCCGGCCGTGA
- a CDS encoding rubredoxin, producing the protein MSSYRCPICDYVYDEAKGAAREGFPPGTGWDQIPDDWCCPDCGVREKIDFEPVGVPS; encoded by the coding sequence ATGAGCAGCTACCGCTGTCCGATCTGCGACTACGTCTACGACGAGGCCAAGGGCGCCGCGCGGGAGGGGTTCCCGCCCGGCACCGGCTGGGATCAGATTCCCGACGACTGGTGCTGCCCGGACTGCGGGGTGCGCGAGAAGATCGACTTCGAACCGGTAGGAGTGCCCTCATGA
- a CDS encoding alkane 1-monooxygenase, with the protein MTSLEETTLASGEQWRDRKRYLWLMGLIVPTALFVMLPVVWALNTAGWHTAAQIPFWIGPILLYIVLPLLDLRFGPDGQNAPDEVMERLENDRYYRYCTYLYIPFQYASVIVGAYLFTASDLSWLGFDGALGWPAKIGLALSIGVLGGVGINTAHELGHKKASLERWLAKITLAQTWYGHFYIEHNRGHHVRVATPEDPASGRFGETFWEFLPRSVWGGLKSSWQLEAARLRRGGRSPWDPRTYPSNDVLNAWAMSAVFWGVLIAVFGVGLVPYMVISAVFGFSLLEAVNYLEHYGLLRQKTASGRYERCGPQHSWNSDHIVTNLFLYHLQRHSDHHANPTRRYQTLRSMAEAPNLPSGYASLIGLTYFPPLWRKLMDHRVLEHYDGDISRVNIHPRVRDKVLARYGSTEASA; encoded by the coding sequence GTGACTTCACTGGAGGAAACGACGCTCGCCAGCGGCGAGCAGTGGCGCGACAGGAAGCGCTACCTGTGGCTGATGGGTCTGATCGTGCCCACCGCGCTGTTCGTCATGCTGCCGGTGGTGTGGGCGCTGAACACCGCGGGCTGGCACACCGCGGCGCAGATCCCGTTCTGGATCGGCCCGATCCTGCTGTACATCGTGCTGCCGCTGCTGGACCTGCGGTTCGGGCCCGACGGGCAGAACGCGCCCGACGAGGTGATGGAGCGCCTCGAGAACGACCGGTACTACCGGTACTGCACCTACCTCTACATCCCGTTCCAGTACGCCAGCGTGATCGTGGGCGCCTACCTGTTCACCGCGTCGGACCTGAGTTGGCTGGGCTTCGACGGCGCGCTGGGCTGGCCGGCCAAGATCGGCCTGGCGCTGTCGATCGGCGTGCTCGGCGGCGTGGGCATCAACACCGCGCACGAACTGGGCCACAAGAAGGCTTCCCTGGAGCGCTGGCTGGCCAAGATCACCCTGGCGCAGACCTGGTACGGGCACTTCTACATCGAGCACAACCGCGGCCACCACGTGCGGGTCGCCACGCCCGAGGACCCGGCGTCGGGCCGGTTCGGCGAGACGTTCTGGGAGTTCCTGCCGCGCAGCGTGTGGGGCGGGCTGAAGTCGTCCTGGCAGCTGGAGGCCGCCCGTCTGCGGCGTGGCGGGCGCAGCCCGTGGGATCCGAGAACGTATCCGTCCAACGACGTGCTCAACGCCTGGGCGATGTCGGCGGTGTTCTGGGGCGTGCTGATCGCGGTGTTCGGCGTCGGGCTGGTCCCGTACATGGTGATCTCGGCGGTGTTCGGGTTCAGCCTGTTGGAGGCGGTCAACTACCTCGAGCATTACGGCCTGCTGCGGCAGAAGACCGCCAGCGGCCGGTACGAGCGGTGCGGCCCGCAGCACAGCTGGAACTCCGACCACATCGTCACCAACCTGTTCCTGTACCACCTGCAGCGGCACAGCGACCACCACGCCAACCCGACGCGGCGCTACCAGACGCTGCGCAGCATGGCCGAGGCGCCGAACCTGCCCAGCGGCTACGCGTCCCTGATCGGGCTGACCTACTTCCCGCCGCTGTGGCGCAAGCTGATGGATCACCGGGTGCTCGAGCACTACGACGGCGACATCAGCCGGGTGAACATCCATCCCCGGGTGCGCGACAAGGTGCTGGCCCGGTACGGCTCGACGGAGGCCTCGGCATGA
- a CDS encoding amino acid permease encodes MSRWRTKSVEQSIADTDEPGTRLRKDLSWWDLTVFGVSVVVGAGIFTVTATTAGNITGPAISVSFLIAAVTCGLAALCYAEFASTVPVAGSAYTFSYATFGEFMAWIIGWDLILEFSIGAAVVAKGWSSYLGTVFGFAGGVADVGPLKLDWGALLIVAVVAVLLALGTKLSANFSATVTAIKVAVVLLVVIVGAFYIKAANYRPFIPPSEPGEAGGTGVDQSLFSLLTGAEGSHYGVYGLLAGASIVFFAFIGFDVVATTAEETKNPQRDVAKGILAALAIVTVLYVAVSVVLSGMVHYTELKTGPDGKAANLATAFSANGIDWAAQVISIGALAGLTTVVMVLVLGQSRVIFAMARDGLLPRSLARTSSRGTPVRITVIVAVLIALAASLFPIDKLEEMVNVGTLFAFVLVSAGVLVLRRTRPDLKRGFRVPWVPLLPIASIVACVWLMLNLTALTWIRFLIWMLLGVVIYFVYSRRHSVMGQRARGELEAAP; translated from the coding sequence ATGAGCAGATGGCGCACCAAGTCCGTCGAGCAATCGATCGCCGACACCGACGAGCCCGGGACCCGGTTGCGCAAGGACCTTTCCTGGTGGGACCTGACGGTTTTCGGTGTGTCAGTGGTGGTGGGCGCGGGCATCTTCACCGTGACCGCCACGACGGCGGGCAACATCACCGGACCGGCGATCTCGGTGTCGTTCCTCATCGCGGCGGTCACCTGCGGCCTGGCGGCGCTGTGCTACGCGGAATTCGCATCGACGGTGCCGGTGGCCGGGAGCGCATACACGTTCTCGTATGCGACCTTCGGTGAGTTCATGGCATGGATCATCGGCTGGGACCTGATTCTGGAGTTCTCGATCGGCGCGGCGGTGGTGGCCAAGGGGTGGTCGTCCTACCTGGGCACGGTATTCGGATTTGCCGGCGGTGTCGCCGACGTGGGGCCCCTCAAATTGGACTGGGGCGCGTTGCTGATCGTGGCCGTGGTGGCGGTCCTGCTGGCGTTGGGCACGAAGCTGTCGGCCAACTTTTCGGCCACCGTCACCGCCATCAAGGTGGCGGTGGTGCTGCTGGTGGTCATCGTCGGCGCGTTCTACATCAAGGCCGCCAACTACCGGCCGTTCATCCCGCCGTCGGAACCCGGTGAGGCCGGCGGGACCGGCGTCGATCAGTCGCTGTTCTCGTTGCTGACCGGGGCCGAGGGCAGCCATTACGGCGTGTACGGACTCTTGGCCGGTGCGTCCATCGTGTTCTTCGCGTTCATCGGGTTCGACGTCGTGGCGACCACGGCGGAGGAGACGAAGAACCCGCAGCGCGACGTCGCCAAGGGCATTCTCGCGGCGCTGGCCATCGTGACGGTGCTGTACGTGGCGGTGTCGGTGGTGCTGTCCGGAATGGTGCACTACACCGAGTTGAAGACCGGCCCGGACGGCAAGGCCGCGAACCTCGCCACGGCGTTCTCGGCCAACGGGATCGACTGGGCGGCCCAGGTGATCTCGATCGGCGCGCTCGCCGGCCTGACCACGGTGGTGATGGTGCTGGTCCTGGGCCAGTCCCGGGTGATCTTCGCGATGGCCCGCGACGGCCTGCTGCCGCGGTCGTTGGCCCGGACGAGTTCGCGTGGGACCCCGGTGCGGATCACCGTGATCGTGGCCGTCCTGATCGCGCTGGCGGCGTCGTTGTTCCCGATCGACAAGCTCGAGGAGATGGTCAACGTCGGCACGCTGTTCGCCTTCGTGCTGGTGTCGGCGGGCGTGCTGGTGCTGCGTCGCACGCGGCCCGACCTCAAGCGCGGGTTCCGGGTGCCGTGGGTGCCGCTGTTGCCGATCGCGTCGATCGTGGCGTGCGTGTGGCTGATGCTCAACCTGACCGCGTTGACCTGGATCCGGTTCCTCATCTGGATGCTCCTCGGCGTCGTCATCTACTTCGTCTACAGCCGCCGGCATTCGGTGATGGGGCAGCGGGCGCGGGGGGAGCTCGAAGCCGCACCCTAG
- a CDS encoding FAD-dependent oxidoreductase, which translates to MSRTCNLPRDHVVVIGSSVAGLCAAKLLSEHFARVTLYERDHLPDTPVNRGAIPQGDHVHLLMARGAEELEKVFPGLLAAMTAEGVPVVQNQPESIHFTAGGHVLGTGQVLESNFTAYVPSRAQLEWQIRSRVNQIPTVTIVERGVSEPVFDPVAGRVTGVVLDDGETVPADLVVDASGRGSRLPTWLQQWGFGRPREDSVKIGVTYASQRVRIPAGQMAEKMVLVSAPHDRPLGMGMLFHEDAIWTVTAFGVAKAEPPNDFPGICDLADTVLPPHISAALRSGEPVGQMNFHRYPTSKWRRYDKMDRLPEGIFPFGDAVASLNPTFGQGVTMTALQAANLREALAGGVDGLARRLIRRTARTTLPVWLMNSVADIEAHGAQGPRPKWYGPMFGLFDQFLGAAETDPVLAEWFLRRTSLLDSVWMTPPPRIIGRAVRTNMRQWMAEKSRRRDDVDQPAVTGSGTGS; encoded by the coding sequence ATGAGCAGGACATGCAATCTCCCGCGTGATCACGTCGTGGTGATCGGTAGCAGCGTCGCCGGTCTCTGTGCAGCCAAGCTGCTCTCCGAGCATTTCGCGCGGGTCACGCTGTACGAGCGCGACCACCTACCCGACACGCCGGTCAACCGCGGCGCCATTCCGCAGGGCGACCACGTGCACCTGCTCATGGCCCGCGGCGCCGAGGAACTCGAGAAGGTCTTCCCCGGCCTGCTGGCCGCCATGACCGCCGAGGGCGTGCCGGTGGTGCAGAACCAGCCGGAGTCCATCCACTTCACCGCCGGCGGGCACGTGCTGGGTACCGGGCAGGTGCTGGAATCGAACTTCACCGCCTACGTTCCGAGCCGGGCGCAACTCGAGTGGCAGATCCGGTCCCGGGTCAACCAGATCCCCACGGTGACCATCGTCGAGCGCGGGGTCAGCGAGCCGGTCTTCGACCCGGTGGCCGGCCGCGTCACCGGGGTGGTGCTCGACGACGGCGAGACCGTGCCGGCCGACCTGGTGGTCGACGCCTCCGGCCGCGGTAGCCGGCTCCCTACCTGGTTGCAGCAGTGGGGTTTCGGTCGCCCGCGCGAGGATTCGGTCAAGATCGGCGTCACCTACGCCTCGCAGCGGGTCCGCATTCCGGCGGGTCAGATGGCCGAGAAGATGGTCCTGGTCAGCGCGCCCCACGACCGCCCACTGGGGATGGGCATGCTGTTCCACGAGGACGCCATCTGGACGGTCACGGCGTTCGGCGTCGCCAAGGCCGAGCCGCCGAACGACTTCCCCGGTATCTGCGACCTCGCCGACACGGTGCTGCCGCCGCACATCAGCGCGGCGCTACGGTCCGGAGAACCGGTGGGGCAGATGAACTTCCACCGCTACCCCACCAGCAAGTGGCGCCGCTACGACAAGATGGACCGGCTACCCGAGGGCATCTTCCCGTTCGGTGACGCCGTCGCGAGCCTGAATCCCACCTTCGGCCAGGGCGTGACGATGACCGCCCTGCAGGCCGCCAACCTGCGCGAGGCCCTCGCGGGCGGGGTCGACGGCCTGGCCCGCCGACTGATCCGCCGGACCGCCCGCACGACGCTGCCGGTCTGGCTGATGAACTCGGTCGCCGACATCGAGGCGCACGGCGCCCAGGGGCCCCGGCCCAAATGGTACGGCCCGATGTTCGGGCTGTTCGACCAGTTCCTCGGCGCCGCCGAGACCGATCCCGTTCTGGCCGAATGGTTCCTGCGCCGCACCAGCCTGCTCGACAGCGTGTGGATGACGCCCCCGCCGCGGATCATCGGACGGGCGGTACGCACCAACATGCGGCAGTGGATGGCCGAGAAGAGCCGCCGCCGCGACGACGTCGATCAGCCGGCCGTGACGGGTTCCGGAACGGGTTCCTAG
- the manA gene encoding mannose-6-phosphate isomerase, class I produces the protein MELLRGAIRTYAWGSRTAIADFTGRSVPAAHPEAELWLGAHPADPAWVQTAEGERTLLDLVKSDPEGQLGPAVRARFGDALPFLVKILAADEPLSLQAHPSAEQAVEGYAREDRMGVPLNSPERNYRDRSHKPEILVALQPFEALAGFRPAARTVSLLRALAVSDLDPYVNLLSDQSDADGLRALFTTWITLPQPDLDVLVPAVLDGAINYLRSEDTEFAAVARTVLELGERYPGDAGVLAALLLNRVHLEPGEAIYLPAGNLHTYLHGVGFEVMANSDNVLRGGLTPKHVDVPELLRVLNFTPATEQDLHPEVEQDGFERSYRTPAAEFAVSILKLDGDQLGHEVDAPSRHEGPQVLICADGAVTVIGKAGDVRLERGSAAWVSADDGRIRLVADEPATLFRATVGI, from the coding sequence GTGGAGCTGCTACGCGGGGCGATACGCACGTACGCCTGGGGTTCGAGGACCGCCATCGCGGACTTCACCGGTCGGTCGGTGCCGGCCGCGCACCCCGAGGCGGAGTTGTGGCTCGGCGCGCATCCGGCCGACCCGGCGTGGGTGCAGACCGCCGAGGGGGAGCGCACCCTGTTGGACCTGGTCAAGTCGGATCCCGAGGGTCAGCTCGGCCCGGCGGTGCGTGCCCGCTTCGGTGACGCCCTGCCGTTCCTGGTGAAGATCCTCGCCGCCGACGAACCGTTGTCGTTGCAGGCGCATCCCAGCGCCGAGCAGGCCGTGGAGGGCTACGCCCGCGAGGACCGCATGGGCGTGCCGCTGAACTCGCCGGAGCGCAACTACCGCGACCGCAGCCACAAGCCGGAGATCCTGGTGGCCCTGCAGCCGTTCGAGGCGCTGGCGGGGTTCCGCCCGGCGGCCCGGACGGTGTCCCTGCTGCGTGCCCTGGCGGTCTCCGACCTCGATCCGTACGTCAACCTGCTCTCGGACCAGTCCGACGCCGACGGGCTGCGCGCGTTGTTCACCACCTGGATCACCTTGCCCCAGCCGGATCTCGACGTGCTGGTGCCCGCGGTGCTCGACGGTGCGATCAACTACCTGCGCTCCGAGGACACCGAGTTCGCGGCGGTCGCCCGGACGGTGCTGGAACTGGGGGAGCGCTATCCCGGCGACGCCGGCGTGCTGGCCGCGTTGCTGCTCAACCGGGTCCACCTGGAGCCGGGGGAGGCGATCTACCTGCCGGCCGGGAACCTGCACACCTATCTGCACGGTGTCGGGTTCGAGGTGATGGCCAACTCGGACAACGTGCTTCGCGGCGGGCTCACCCCCAAGCACGTCGACGTGCCCGAGTTGCTCCGGGTGTTGAATTTCACGCCGGCCACCGAACAGGACCTGCACCCCGAAGTGGAGCAGGACGGGTTCGAGCGCAGCTATCGGACCCCGGCCGCGGAGTTCGCCGTGTCGATCCTGAAGCTGGACGGCGACCAGTTGGGCCACGAGGTCGACGCGCCCAGTCGGCACGAGGGACCCCAGGTGCTGATCTGTGCCGACGGGGCGGTGACCGTGATCGGCAAGGCCGGTGACGTGCGCCTCGAACGTGGCAGCGCCGCATGGGTTTCCGCCGACGACGGTCGGATTCGGCTGGTCGCCGACGAGCCCGCCACGCTGTTCCGGGCCACCGTCGGTATCTAG
- a CDS encoding TobH protein has product MNAVRAVVDIDDTQGLIAADRDGLLRAAAMAGAQVRATAAAVDEGALESIRAERPRSVVWVTGRGTAESAGAVLAATLGGSAVEPIVLAAEVPPWVGPLDVLVVAGDDPADPTLVTAAATAVRRGARLVVAAPVEGPLRDASAGRSANLPPRLTVPDEFAFCRYLAAGLAVLAAVDPTLPVDLGALADELDAEALRNSAAREVFTNSAKGLSERMAGRDVALTGDCAATLALARHGAALFLRIAGQPVAAAGLADALAVLRSNVAGGPTGADALFHDEELDGPAPAPLRVFALALTSERPMLAARLGGFPDVDMVGVQDVPDADEATAAGGVDRPEQQLATLAVRLAMAAVYLRLVRG; this is encoded by the coding sequence GTGAACGCAGTACGCGCCGTCGTCGACATCGACGACACGCAGGGCCTGATTGCCGCGGACCGCGACGGGCTGTTGCGGGCGGCCGCGATGGCCGGGGCGCAGGTCCGGGCGACGGCGGCGGCGGTCGACGAGGGCGCCCTGGAGTCGATCCGCGCCGAGCGACCGCGGTCGGTCGTCTGGGTGACCGGGCGCGGGACCGCCGAATCGGCCGGTGCGGTGTTGGCGGCCACCCTGGGCGGCTCCGCCGTCGAACCGATCGTGCTCGCGGCCGAGGTCCCGCCCTGGGTCGGACCGCTCGACGTGTTGGTGGTGGCCGGCGACGACCCGGCCGACCCGACGCTGGTGACGGCGGCGGCGACCGCGGTCCGCCGCGGCGCCCGGCTGGTGGTGGCGGCGCCCGTGGAGGGGCCGCTGCGGGACGCCTCGGCCGGCCGCTCCGCGAATCTGCCCCCGCGCCTGACGGTGCCCGACGAGTTCGCGTTCTGTCGGTACCTGGCCGCCGGCCTGGCGGTCCTGGCCGCCGTCGACCCGACGCTGCCGGTGGACCTGGGCGCGTTGGCCGACGAACTGGACGCCGAGGCGCTGCGCAACAGCGCGGCCCGGGAAGTGTTCACCAACTCCGCCAAGGGCTTGTCCGAGCGCATGGCCGGGCGCGACGTCGCGCTCACCGGTGACTGCGCCGCGACGCTGGCCCTGGCTCGGCACGGCGCGGCGCTGTTCCTGCGGATCGCGGGGCAGCCGGTGGCCGCGGCCGGGTTGGCCGATGCGCTGGCGGTGCTGCGGTCGAACGTGGCGGGCGGCCCCACCGGTGCCGACGCGTTGTTCCACGACGAGGAGCTCGACGGCCCGGCGCCGGCGCCGCTGCGGGTGTTCGCGCTGGCGCTGACTTCCGAGCGGCCGATGTTGGCAGCACGCCTCGGCGGCTTCCCGGACGTCGATATGGTGGGGGTTCAGGATGTCCCCGACGCCGACGAGGCCACCGCCGCCGGCGGAGTCGACCGTCCTGAACAGCAATTGGCTACGCTCGCTGTTCGACTCGCGATGGCCGCGGTGTACCTGCGTCTGGTCCGGGGTTGA
- a CDS encoding phosphomannomutase/phosphoglucomutase has translation MSRSAGFAADAVHRVIKAYDVRGLVGEEINPAFVAAVGAAFARLVRSDSSTVVIGCDMRASSPELAAAFAEGVTAQGLDVVRIGLASTDQLYFAAGLLDCPGAMFTASHNPAAYNGIKLCRAGAKPVGQDSGLITIRDEVINGVPDHDGPRGSITDRDVLADYGDFLRSLVDLAGLRPLKVAVDAGNGMAGHTAPAVLGAVEALSVLPLYFELDGTFPNHEANPLDPANLVDLQNFVVANGADIGLAFDGDADRCFVVDERGRPVSPSAVTALVAARELSREIGATVIHNLITSRAVPELIIERGGTPVRSRVGHSYIKGLMAETGAIFGGEHSAHYYFRDFWGADSGMLAALYVLAALGNSDRPLSELTADYQRYEASGELNYTVSDAPACVEAVLKWFGNRVQSLDHLDGVTVDLGDDSWFNLRTSNTEPLLRLNVEARTAEDVRDIVDQVEAQIAAVAEAALTGPQAVP, from the coding sequence ATGTCGCGTTCCGCCGGGTTTGCCGCCGATGCGGTGCACCGCGTGATCAAGGCATACGATGTGCGCGGTTTGGTGGGCGAGGAGATCAACCCCGCCTTCGTCGCCGCCGTCGGTGCCGCCTTCGCCCGGCTGGTGCGTTCGGACAGCTCGACGGTGGTGATCGGCTGCGACATGCGGGCCAGCTCTCCGGAACTGGCGGCCGCGTTCGCCGAGGGCGTCACCGCCCAGGGGCTCGACGTGGTGCGGATCGGCCTGGCCTCCACCGATCAGCTCTACTTTGCCGCCGGCCTGCTGGACTGCCCGGGTGCCATGTTCACCGCGAGCCACAACCCGGCGGCGTACAACGGGATCAAGCTGTGCCGGGCCGGTGCCAAGCCGGTGGGTCAGGACAGCGGCCTGATCACGATTCGCGACGAGGTCATCAACGGCGTCCCCGACCACGACGGGCCCCGCGGCAGCATCACCGACCGGGACGTGCTCGCCGACTACGGCGATTTCCTGCGCTCGCTGGTGGATCTGGCCGGCCTTCGTCCGTTGAAGGTCGCCGTGGACGCCGGCAACGGCATGGCCGGTCACACCGCACCGGCGGTCCTCGGCGCGGTCGAGGCGCTGTCGGTGTTGCCGCTGTACTTCGAGCTCGACGGGACCTTCCCCAACCACGAGGCCAACCCGTTGGATCCGGCGAACCTGGTGGATCTGCAGAACTTCGTGGTGGCCAACGGCGCCGACATCGGCCTGGCGTTCGACGGCGACGCCGACCGGTGTTTCGTGGTCGACGAACGGGGCCGGCCCGTGTCGCCGTCGGCGGTCACGGCGCTGGTGGCCGCGCGGGAACTCTCCCGGGAGATCGGCGCCACCGTCATCCACAACCTGATCACCTCGCGGGCGGTGCCCGAGCTGATCATCGAGCGGGGCGGCACCCCGGTGCGGTCGCGGGTCGGGCACTCCTACATCAAGGGTCTGATGGCCGAGACCGGCGCCATCTTCGGCGGCGAACATTCGGCGCACTACTATTTCCGGGACTTCTGGGGCGCCGACTCCGGCATGCTGGCGGCGTTGTATGTCCTTGCCGCGCTGGGGAATTCGGACCGGCCCCTGTCGGAGTTGACCGCTGACTATCAGCGCTACGAAGCCTCCGGCGAACTCAACTACACGGTCAGCGATGCGCCCGCGTGCGTCGAGGCGGTGCTGAAGTGGTTCGGCAACCGCGTGCAGTCGCTGGACCACCTCGACGGGGTCACCGTGGACCTCGGCGACGACTCCTGGTTCAATTTGCGCACCTCGAACACCGAACCGCTGCTGCGGCTCAACGTCGAGGCCCGCACCGCCGAGGATGTCCGCGACATCGTCGACCAGGTCGAGGCGCAGATCGCGGCGGTCGCCGAGGCGGCGCTGACCGGTCCGCAGGCGGTGCCGTGA